In Vigna angularis cultivar LongXiaoDou No.4 chromosome 8, ASM1680809v1, whole genome shotgun sequence, one DNA window encodes the following:
- the LOC108344997 gene encoding UDP-glycosyltransferase 83A1, whose product MNIPNLLVVPFPVQGHVNPLMNFSQKMVEHGCKITFVNTDFSQKRMMSSEGKQESLEESPTIKLVSIPDGLEADDDRSDLGKLCDSVLSTMPSMLEKVIEEIHVNSGERITCIVADVIMGWALEVGRKLGIKGILFCTASAATFALEYKIPKLIQDGIIDSHGCPITKGTFQISPSMPSMDVKAIWWSNVYNPTTERKIFKYLVHCMQNSNLAKWCICNTTYELEPSALSCVPKLLPVGPLLRSYDKTNVTARSLGQFWEEDHSCIDWLNQQPRCSVLYIAFGSFTLFDQNQFNELALGLDLTNRSFLWVVRQDNKMAFPSEFLGSKGKIVGWTPQLKVLNHPSIACFLSHCGWNSIIEGFSSGVPFLCWPYFTDQFQNRNYICDELKVGLGLNSDENGLVSRWEIKKKLDRLISDEQIRTKSLELKETVMSNIAEGGGSSENVSRLLSWLKS is encoded by the exons ATGAACATTCCAAATCTCTTGGTTGTACCATTTCCAGTCCAAGGACATGTGAATCCCTTGATGAACTTCTCACAAAAGATGGTTGAGCATGGATGCAAAATCACTTTTGTGAACACAGACTTCAGCCAAAAGAGGATGATGAGTTCTGAGGGCAAGCAAGAAAGCCTTGAAGAATCACCAACCATAAAGCTGGTTTCAATCCCTGATGGATTAGAAGCTGATGATGACAGAAGTGATTTGGGTAAGCTTTGTGATAGTGTGCTAAGCACCATGCCTTCCATGCTAGAGAAGGTCATAGAAGAAATTCATGTGAATAGTGGTGAGAGAATCACATGCATAGTTGCTGATGTGATAATGGGATGGGCATTGGAAGTAGGGAGAAAGCTGGGAATCAAAGGAATTCTCTTCTGCACTGCATCAGCTGCTACGTTTGCTTTGGAATACAAAATCCCTAAGCTCATTCAAGATGGCATCATAGATTCTCATG GATGTCCAATTACAAAAGGGACATTTCAAATATCACCAAGCATGCCTTCGATGGACGTAAAAGCTATTTGGTGGTCAAACGTCTATAACCCAACAACTGAGAGGAAAATATTCAAGTATCTGGTGCACTGTATGCAGAATTCAAATCTTGCAAAGTGGTGCATTTGCAACACCACATATGAACTTGAACCCAGTGCATTATCTTGTGTTCCAAAGCTCCTACCAGTTGGTCCATTGTTGAGAAGTTATGACAAGACAAATGTAACGGCAAGATCATTGGGACAGTTCTGGGAAGAAGACCACTCTTGCATAGATTGGCTGAATCAACAACCTCGTTGTTCTGTTTTGTATATTGCCTTTGGTAGTTTCACTCTTTTTGACCAAAACCAGTTCAATGAACTAGCTCTTGGGCTTGACCTCACAAATAGATCCTTTCTTTGGGTTGTAAGACAAGACAATAAGATGGCATTTCCCAGTGAATTTTTGGGGAGTAAAGGTAAGATTGTTGGTTGGACCCCTCAACTGAAGGTGCTAAATCACCCTTCCATAGCTTGCTTTCTTAGCCATTGTGGTTGGAATTCTATCATAGAAGGTTTTTCTAGTGGGGTGCCCTTCCTGTGCTGGCCTTATTTTACTGACCAATTTCAGAACAGAAATTATATTTGTGATGAGTTGAAGGTTGGACTTGGATTGAACTCGGACGAAAATGGACTTGTGTCACGCTGGGAGATTAAGAAAAAACTGGACCGATTGATAAGTGATGAACAAATAAGAACAAAAAGTCTAGAACTTAAAGAGACGGTCATGAGCAACATTGCAGAAGGTGGTGGATCTTCAGAGAATGTTAGTAGATTGTTAAGCTGGCTGAAATCTTGA
- the LOC108343746 gene encoding ribosome biogenesis protein WDR12 homolog: MNMNEESDEASARRIQVRFVTKLNAPFIVPSTAIAIPADLTRFGLSSLVNALIQSNDADYQPEPFDFLIDGEFVRMSLEQFLLAKGISAERILEIEYTRAVAPRKEEDPCLHDDWVSAVDGSSSRFFLTGCYDGLGRVWKGAGLCTHVLEGHSDAITSVSIINPEGLETVTVATASKDRTLRLWKLNTEEPVNQPMRVRAYKILRGHKSAVQSVAAQTSGEMVCSAAWDCTINLWQTNDFNAEDDLVSKKRKIGDQVEDSQLEGEAFTTLVGHTQCVSSVVWPQRESIFSASWDHSIRKWDVETGKNLSDIFCGKALNCLDIGGEGSVLIAAGGSDPVIRIWDPRKPGTSAPVFQFASHTSWVSACKWHDQSWFHLLSSSYDGKVMLWDLRTAWPLSVIESHSDKVLSADWWRSDSVISGGADSRLCISSDIPVK; encoded by the exons ATGAACATGAACGAAGAAAGTGACGAAGCCAGCGCGAGGAGGATCCAAGTGCGGTTCGTGACGAAGTTGAATGCGCCGTTCATTGTTCCGTCCACCGCCATCGCAATCCCTGCCGACCTCACTCGATTCGGCCTATCATCTCTTGTCAACGCACTCATTCAATCCAACG ATGCTGATTATCAGCCTGAGCCTTTTGATTTTTTGATCGATGGCGAGTTCGTGAGGATGTCGCTCGAGCAGTTTCTTCTCGCTAAGGGAATCTCTGCG GAAAGGATATTGGAAATTGAGTACACAAGGGCGGTGGCCCCACGGAAGGAGGAAGACCCTTGTTTACACGATGACTGGGTCAGTGCTGTTGATGGTTCTTCTTCTAG GTTCTTTTTGACAGGATGCTATGATGGTTTAGGGAG AGTATGGAAAGGTGCTGGATTATGCACTCATGTATTGGAGGGACATAGTGACGCAATCACTTCTGTTAGTATCATCAATCCAGAAG GTCTGGAAACTGTTACGGTGGCTACTGCTTCAAAAGACCGGACATTAAGGCTGTGGAAG CTCAATACAGAAGAGCCTGTAAACCAGCCTATGAGGGTCAGGGCTTACAAAATCTTGCGTGGTCATAAGTCTGCTGTTCAGAGTGTGGCAGCGCAGACTTCTGGAGAAATG GTTTGTTCTGCTGCTTGGGATTGTACCATCAATCTATGGCAAACTAATGACTTTAATGCAGAAGATGACCTAGTTTCTAAGAAGAGAAAAATTGGAGATCAAGTTGAGGACTCTCAATTGGAG GGAGAGGCTTTCACTACCCTTGTTGGCCATACACAGTGTGTATCTTCTGTGGTTTGGCCACAACGGGAGTCAATATTTTCTGCATCATGGGATCATTCTATTAGGAAGTGGGATGTTGAGACTGGCAAAAACTTGTCAGATATA TTCTGTGGGAAGGCTCTCAACTGCCTGGATATTGGTGGGGAAGGTTCTGTTCTGATAGCTGCTGGAGGTTCTGACCCTGTCATTAGGATTTGGGATCCTCGTAAGCCAG GCACTTCTGCTCCTGTTTTTCAGTTTGCTTCTCATACATCTTGGGTTTCGGCCTGCAAATGGCATGATCAATCTTGGTTTCATTTACTTTCTTCATCCTATGATGGGAAAGTTATGTTGTGGGATCTGAGAACTGCA TGGCCACTTTCTGTCATTGAATCACACAGTGATAAG GTATTGTCGGCTGATTGGTGGAGAAGTGACAGTGTTATCAGTGGTGGAGCAGACTCCAGACTTTGTATTTCTTCAGACATCCCTGTAAAGTAA